In Hyphomicrobiaceae bacterium, the following are encoded in one genomic region:
- a CDS encoding ammonium transporter has product MEQLQQSTDVFFLLMGAILVFAMHGGFAFLEVGTVRHKNQVNALVKILVDFAISTTTYFFMGYFISYGVSFFANAHMLSATHGLDLVKFFFLATFAAAVPAIVSGGIAERARFAPQCAATAILVGLCYPLIEGVIWNKNFGLQDNLFAALLGAPFKDFAGSIVVHAFGGWVALGAILKLGPRIGRYDRGRPISPPPSSIPWLAMGSWLLCVGWFGFNVMSAQSLSGVSGLVAMNSLLAMCGGILAALIAGRNDPGFVHNGALAGLVAVCAGSDVMHPIGALITGGVAGALFVSMFQISTNKWQIDDVLGVWALHGLCGLWGGIACGIFGLEALGGMGGVTFASQFVGSIGGALFGLAAGLFAYTLVDVALGFRLSPDDERQGADLAIHKIGANPEDDVRMGRI; this is encoded by the coding sequence ATGGAGCAGCTCCAACAGAGCACGGACGTCTTTTTTCTCTTGATGGGCGCAATTCTGGTTTTCGCCATGCATGGCGGTTTCGCGTTCCTCGAAGTTGGGACGGTGCGCCACAAAAACCAGGTCAATGCGCTGGTCAAAATCCTGGTCGATTTCGCCATTTCGACCACGACCTATTTCTTCATGGGCTATTTCATTTCTTATGGCGTTTCGTTTTTCGCCAATGCCCACATGCTGAGCGCCACGCATGGTCTCGACCTGGTGAAGTTCTTCTTCCTTGCCACGTTTGCCGCGGCGGTGCCGGCGATCGTCTCAGGTGGCATCGCTGAGCGCGCACGCTTTGCACCGCAATGTGCCGCCACCGCAATTTTGGTCGGTCTTTGCTATCCCTTGATTGAAGGCGTCATCTGGAACAAGAATTTCGGCCTGCAAGACAATTTGTTCGCAGCCTTGCTCGGGGCGCCATTCAAAGACTTCGCGGGCTCCATCGTCGTTCACGCATTTGGTGGTTGGGTTGCGCTCGGAGCGATCCTCAAGCTAGGCCCGCGCATCGGGCGCTATGATCGCGGTCGTCCCATCAGCCCGCCGCCGTCGTCGATCCCCTGGCTTGCAATGGGATCGTGGTTGTTGTGCGTGGGGTGGTTTGGCTTCAACGTGATGAGCGCGCAAAGTCTGTCAGGTGTATCCGGCCTAGTGGCGATGAATTCGCTGTTGGCGATGTGCGGAGGCATATTGGCGGCGCTCATCGCGGGTCGCAACGACCCGGGCTTCGTACACAACGGTGCGTTGGCAGGCCTCGTGGCGGTGTGCGCAGGCTCTGACGTGATGCATCCGATTGGCGCGCTGATAACCGGCGGCGTTGCGGGTGCGTTGTTCGTCTCGATGTTTCAGATCTCAACGAACAAGTGGCAGATCGACGATGTTCTCGGCGTTTGGGCGTTGCATGGATTGTGCGGACTATGGGGAGGAATAGCGTGCGGAATCTTCGGGTTGGAAGCGCTGGGTGGCATGGGTGGGGTGACGTTCGCCTCGCAATTCGTCGGTTCGATCGGCGGAGCGCTGTTCGGGCTTGCGGCCGGATTGTTCGCCTACACGCTTGTCGACGTAGCGCTCGGTTTCCGCTTGTCGCCAGACGATGAGCGGCAGGGCGCGGATCTCGCTATTCACAAGATCGGTGCAAATCCTGAAGACGACGTACGCATGGGGCGCATCTAA
- the sucD gene encoding succinate--CoA ligase subunit alpha, translated as MSILINKDTKVLVQGLTGKTGTFHTEQALAYHGTKMVGGINPKKGGEIWTGKGGEKLPIFKTVKEGKDATGANASVVYVPPPGAADAIIEAIDAEIPLIVCITEGVPVMDMVKVKARLEKSNSRLIGPNCPGVLTPNECKIGIMPGNIFKKGSVGILSRSGTLTYEAVFQTTREGLGQTTAVGIGGDPVKGTEFIDVLDMFLDDPETESIIMIGEIGGSAEEDASAWLIEQAKKGRKKPMAGFIAGVTAPPGRTMGHAGAVISGGKGGAESKIAAMEAAGIKVSPSPARLGKTLVGVLKVK; from the coding sequence ATGTCCATCCTGATCAACAAAGACACCAAGGTCCTTGTGCAGGGCCTGACCGGCAAGACCGGCACCTTTCACACCGAGCAGGCGCTCGCCTACCACGGCACAAAAATGGTCGGCGGCATCAACCCCAAGAAGGGCGGCGAAATCTGGACCGGCAAGGGCGGCGAGAAGCTGCCGATCTTCAAGACGGTGAAAGAAGGCAAGGATGCTACCGGCGCCAACGCCTCTGTCGTTTACGTTCCTCCGCCAGGTGCGGCCGACGCCATCATCGAAGCGATTGATGCGGAGATCCCGTTGATCGTTTGCATCACCGAGGGCGTGCCGGTGATGGACATGGTCAAGGTCAAGGCGCGGCTGGAGAAGTCCAACTCGCGGCTGATCGGGCCCAACTGTCCCGGTGTGCTGACCCCGAACGAGTGCAAGATCGGCATCATGCCGGGCAACATCTTCAAGAAGGGTTCGGTGGGTATTCTTTCGCGATCAGGCACGCTGACTTATGAGGCCGTGTTCCAGACCACCCGCGAGGGCCTCGGCCAGACAACGGCCGTCGGTATCGGCGGCGACCCGGTGAAGGGCACAGAATTTATCGACGTGCTCGACATGTTCCTCGATGATCCCGAGACCGAGTCGATCATCATGATCGGCGAAATCGGCGGATCGGCAGAGGAAGACGCCAGCGCTTGGCTCATCGAACAGGCAAAGAAGGGCCGTAAGAAGCCGATGGCCGGCTTCATTGCTGGCGTAACCGCACCTCCGGGCCGCACCATGGGTCACGCAGGCGCGGTGATCTCCGGCGGCAAGGGTGGTGCGGAGAGCAAGATCGCGGCAATGGAAGCCGCCGGCATCAAGGTTTCGCCCTCACCCGCGCGTCTCGGCAAGACGCTTGTCGGAGTGTTGAAGGTAAAATGA
- a CDS encoding GNAT family N-acetyltransferase produces MSLHAYPINGSIRKLLRTEVQLFADHLLRLDKESRRLRFTHAVSDEYIRSYAKTAADPGSIVYIYTLDGVVRAAAELKRMGNTWSHMAEAAFSVESQVANMGLATELMGHIILSARNRGVKQLVLNCLAENLKMQAIARKYQAELHIDHGDVIAEIVPNRLDYMSLATEMFEDRFILLLSALDSHSRHLKHVA; encoded by the coding sequence ATGTCACTACATGCATACCCCATCAATGGAAGCATTCGGAAATTGCTGCGCACCGAGGTGCAGCTATTTGCCGATCATTTGCTGCGGCTCGATAAAGAAAGCAGACGCCTTCGTTTCACCCACGCGGTATCCGACGAATATATTCGCTCGTATGCGAAGACGGCGGCTGATCCCGGCAGCATTGTTTACATCTACACGCTCGACGGAGTCGTGCGCGCTGCTGCCGAACTCAAGCGTATGGGCAATACCTGGTCGCACATGGCCGAGGCGGCGTTCTCGGTTGAATCCCAGGTCGCCAACATGGGTCTCGCAACAGAGTTGATGGGTCACATCATTCTGTCGGCTCGCAACCGCGGCGTGAAGCAGCTGGTTCTCAACTGCCTTGCAGAGAACCTGAAAATGCAAGCTATCGCACGTAAATACCAAGCGGAACTTCACATCGACCATGGCGACGTTATTGCCGAGATCGTGCCCAACCGCCTGGATTACATGTCGCTTGCAACTGAGATGTTCGAAGACCGTTTCATCTTGCTGCTGTCTGCACTCGACAGTCACTCGCGTCACCTGAAGCACGTTGCCTGA
- the zapE gene encoding cell division protein ZapE, with translation MPGQIFSRYEERLELAEIEPDPAQRAIALRLDALALQLEAAKGSGGLLAGLLGRKEPAAPKGLYIHGAVGRGKTMLMDLFFEEVVVGKKLRTHFHEFMADVHERIGEARKNVPGDPIPHVATGVAKGARLLCFDELHVTDIADAMILGRLFQGLFSAGVTMVATSNAKPQDLYKNGLNRQLFLPFVDLLSQRLDVVSLDAQKDYRLERLSGTPLYFTPVDADARAAMDGQWDRLTGRHPGKSHTIEFKGRKLVVPQASMGVARFAFDELCDRPLSSLDYLHLAHAFHTVMIDGIPKLSPARRDVARRFINLIDTLYDNRVCLVASAEAEPDELYAHGPGAELFERTASRLMEMRSESYLSRHSLSRV, from the coding sequence ATGCCGGGACAGATTTTCAGCCGCTACGAAGAACGATTGGAGCTCGCAGAGATCGAGCCCGATCCGGCGCAACGCGCAATCGCATTGCGTTTGGACGCTCTCGCTTTGCAGCTTGAGGCAGCAAAGGGATCTGGTGGCCTTCTTGCCGGTCTGTTGGGCCGCAAGGAGCCAGCCGCGCCCAAGGGGCTCTACATTCATGGCGCGGTCGGGCGTGGCAAAACCATGCTGATGGATCTGTTCTTCGAGGAAGTCGTGGTCGGCAAAAAACTGCGGACCCATTTTCACGAGTTCATGGCTGATGTGCACGAGAGGATCGGCGAGGCGCGCAAGAACGTGCCGGGTGACCCCATTCCGCACGTTGCTACTGGTGTCGCGAAGGGGGCCCGGTTGCTGTGCTTCGATGAGCTCCACGTTACCGATATCGCCGATGCGATGATCCTGGGCCGGCTGTTTCAAGGGTTGTTTTCGGCAGGGGTTACGATGGTTGCGACATCGAACGCCAAACCACAGGATCTCTATAAAAACGGCCTAAATCGTCAACTTTTTCTGCCCTTCGTAGATCTCCTCTCGCAGCGCTTGGATGTCGTTTCGCTCGACGCACAGAAAGACTACCGGCTTGAAAGGCTGAGCGGCACGCCGCTCTACTTCACACCTGTCGACGCTGACGCTCGCGCCGCCATGGACGGGCAGTGGGACCGCTTGACGGGGCGCCATCCAGGCAAATCGCACACCATCGAGTTCAAGGGTCGGAAGCTGGTGGTGCCGCAGGCCTCCATGGGGGTAGCTCGATTTGCGTTCGATGAGCTGTGCGACAGGCCGCTGTCGAGTCTCGATTACCTGCATCTGGCCCACGCCTTTCATACGGTCATGATCGACGGAATTCCCAAGTTGTCGCCCGCACGGCGTGACGTTGCGCGCCGGTTCATCAACCTCATCGACACGCTCTACGATAATAGAGTTTGCTTGGTTGCTTCCGCGGAAGCCGAGCCTGATGAACTCTACGCTCATGGCCCGGGCGCTGAGTTGTTTGAACGTACAGCTTCGCGGCTGATGGAGATGCGCAGTGAAAGTTACCTATCGCGTCATTCTCTAAGCCGCGTGTGA
- the sucC gene encoding ADP-forming succinate--CoA ligase subunit beta, giving the protein MNIHEYQAKQVLKSYGAPVADGVPITSAAEAEAAVKKLPGPVWVVKSQIHAGGRGKGKFTELGPDSKGGVRVAFSADEAVKHAKEMIGKTLVTKQTGPAGKQVNRLYIEDGADIARELYLSMLIDRSVGRPAFVVSTEGGMDIETVAHDTPERIITVVIDPTKGVTEEDTAKLNAALKLDGAAAADGAKLWPILYKAFTEKDMSLLEVNPLIVMKDGRLRVLDAKVSFDNNSLYRHDDIVALRDITEEDAKEIEASKYDLSYVALDGNIGCMVNGAGLAMATMDIIKLYGAEPANFLDVGGGASKEKVTAAFKIITADPSVKGILVNIFGGIMRCDTIAEGVIAAVKEVGLKVPLVVRLEGTNVELGKKIISESGLNVIPADDLDDAAQKIVAAVKSA; this is encoded by the coding sequence ATGAACATCCACGAATATCAGGCCAAGCAGGTCTTGAAGAGTTATGGGGCGCCTGTCGCCGACGGCGTGCCGATCACCTCGGCCGCTGAGGCCGAAGCCGCCGTGAAGAAGTTGCCGGGTCCTGTTTGGGTGGTGAAGAGCCAGATTCACGCCGGTGGCCGCGGCAAGGGCAAGTTCACGGAACTCGGACCCGATTCGAAGGGTGGCGTTCGGGTTGCCTTCTCGGCTGATGAAGCGGTCAAGCACGCCAAGGAAATGATCGGCAAGACGCTGGTCACCAAGCAGACCGGACCGGCGGGCAAGCAGGTCAATCGTCTTTATATAGAAGACGGCGCCGACATCGCGCGCGAACTCTACCTCTCCATGCTTATCGACCGCAGCGTCGGCCGCCCTGCTTTCGTTGTCTCGACCGAAGGCGGCATGGACATCGAAACCGTTGCGCACGACACGCCGGAGAGAATCATCACCGTTGTCATCGATCCGACCAAGGGCGTGACGGAGGAAGACACTGCCAAACTCAATGCTGCCTTGAAGCTCGATGGCGCGGCGGCGGCCGACGGCGCCAAGCTGTGGCCGATCCTCTACAAGGCGTTCACGGAGAAGGACATGAGTCTTTTGGAGGTCAATCCGCTCATCGTCATGAAGGACGGTCGCCTGCGCGTTCTCGACGCCAAGGTGTCGTTCGACAACAACTCGCTCTACCGTCACGACGACATCGTTGCCCTGCGCGACATCACGGAGGAAGACGCTAAGGAGATCGAGGCGTCGAAGTACGACCTCTCTTATGTCGCGCTCGACGGCAATATCGGCTGTATGGTGAACGGTGCCGGTCTTGCCATGGCGACGATGGACATCATCAAGCTCTATGGCGCGGAACCGGCAAACTTCCTGGATGTCGGCGGAGGTGCGTCCAAGGAGAAAGTGACGGCGGCATTCAAGATCATTACCGCCGACCCGAGCGTTAAGGGCATTTTGGTCAACATCTTCGGCGGGATTATGCGTTGCGACACCATCGCGGAAGGCGTGATCGCAGCGGTCAAAGAAGTGGGCTTGAAGGTACCGCTGGTCGTGCGCCTTGAGGGCACGAACGTCGAGCTTGGCAAGAAGATCATCAGCGAAAGCGGACTGAACGTCATTCCAGCCGACGATTTGGATGATGCCGCCCAGAAGATCGTCGCCGCCGTCAAGAGCGCATAG
- the mdh gene encoding malate dehydrogenase gives MARKKIALIGSGQIGGTLALLAGLKELGDIVMTDIVEGVAKGKALDLAQTAAVEGYDAKLSGAGTDGYAAISGADVCIVTAGVPRKPGMSRDDLLGINLKVMEQVGAAIKQHAPDAFVICITNPLDAMVWALQKFSGLPTNKVVGMAGVLDSARFSCFLAEAAGVSIEDVRAMTLGGHGDDMVPMVRYSTIGGLPLPDCVKLGMFTQEALDAMIKRTRGGGGEIVALLGTGSAFYAPAASAISMAESYLKDKKRMLPCAAYCNGQFGLKDTYVGVPVVIGAGGVEKVVEISLDAGEKDMFAKSVASVQGLIEACKKIQPALA, from the coding sequence ATGGCGCGCAAGAAGATCGCACTGATCGGCTCTGGTCAAATCGGCGGAACGCTCGCCCTTCTGGCAGGACTGAAGGAACTCGGCGACATCGTGATGACCGATATCGTTGAAGGCGTGGCCAAGGGCAAGGCACTCGATTTGGCGCAGACGGCGGCGGTTGAGGGATACGACGCCAAGCTCTCCGGCGCCGGGACAGACGGTTATGCGGCGATTTCGGGTGCTGATGTGTGCATCGTCACCGCTGGCGTGCCGCGCAAGCCCGGCATGAGCCGAGACGATCTCCTCGGCATCAATCTCAAGGTGATGGAACAGGTCGGTGCCGCTATCAAGCAGCACGCGCCCGACGCCTTCGTGATCTGCATCACCAACCCGCTCGATGCGATGGTTTGGGCCCTGCAGAAGTTCTCCGGGCTGCCCACGAACAAGGTCGTAGGCATGGCAGGCGTGCTCGATTCAGCGCGCTTCTCTTGCTTCCTGGCCGAAGCGGCCGGTGTTTCGATTGAGGATGTTCGCGCCATGACGCTGGGCGGGCACGGCGACGACATGGTGCCGATGGTGCGCTACTCGACCATCGGCGGCTTGCCGCTTCCAGACTGTGTGAAGCTTGGCATGTTCACCCAGGAAGCTCTCGACGCCATGATCAAGCGCACGCGCGGCGGCGGCGGCGAGATCGTCGCTTTGCTTGGAACCGGCTCGGCATTCTATGCGCCTGCGGCTTCCGCCATCTCGATGGCCGAGAGCTACCTCAAGGACAAGAAGCGGATGCTGCCGTGCGCGGCCTACTGCAACGGTCAATTCGGCCTCAAGGACACCTACGTGGGTGTTCCTGTCGTCATCGGAGCCGGCGGCGTGGAGAAGGTCGTCGAAATCTCACTAGATGCCGGCGAGAAGGACATGTTCGCAAAGTCGGTGGCTTCGGTTCAGGGCCTGATCGAGGCCTGCAAAAAAATCCAACCCGCGCTGGCGTAA